One Setaria italica strain Yugu1 chromosome II, Setaria_italica_v2.0, whole genome shotgun sequence DNA segment encodes these proteins:
- the LOC101764128 gene encoding uncharacterized protein LOC101764128 → MPSPLCRCLEAPASPRQLAALADDLLEEILLRVSCPADLARASAACASFRRIVTDAAFLRQYRSLHPPLLLGFIEKVSSGFHPAEAPHPNATAARSIAHPAAGFSFDYLPPTRCNRKPWDACDVRDGRVLLKSGPVGYTGFNFPDLAVCDPVFRRYRLLPPIPDDLLASVHIKQQIFPSFQAFLVPSGEEEDGTSFRVIGRAYCGIKSAVFVFSSGSGLWSVGTTWDDLNLRGSVLLCRSYAYGYIYWKVMQANKLVKLDINRMDFSTIDLPSHYDERMLSLWRQEMARLGCLAILSFARLLCIMPFSKRRERLPMDVCWRL, encoded by the coding sequence ATGCCGTCGCCGCTCTGCCGCTGCCTTGAGGCCCCGGCGTCCCCGAGGCAGCTGGCTGCCCTCGCCGACGACCTCCTGGAGGAGATCCTCCTCCGTGTCTCCTGCCCCGCCGACCtcgcccgcgcctccgccgcgtgcGCCTCCTTCCGCCGCATCGTCACCGacgccgccttcctccgccaGTACCGCTccctccacccgccgctcctcctcggctTCATCGAGAAAGTGTCGTCTGGCTTCCACCCCGCCGAGGCGCCCCACCCCaacgccaccgccgcgcgctccatcgcccaccccgccgccggcttctcCTTCGACTACCTCCCTCCCACCAGATGCAATAGGAAACCGTGGGACGCCTGCGACGTGCGCGATGGCCGCGTCCTTCTCAAGAGCGGTCCCGTTGGGTATACGGGCTTCAACTTCCCCGACCTCGCGGTGTGCGACCCCGTTTTCCGGCGGTACCGGCTGCTGCCTCCCATACCCGACGACCTACTCGCCTCCGTCCACATCAAGCAGCAAATTTTTCCATCGTTCCAGGCCTTCCTTGTTCCTTctggagaagaggaggatgggACATCATTTAGAGTGATCGGCAGGGCATATTGCGGGATCAAGTCTGCGGTATTCGTCTTCTCTTCAGGCTCTGGCCTATGGAGTGTCGGTACCACGTGGGACGATCTTAACTTAAGAGGCTCGGTACTTCTTTGTCGCTCTTATGCGTATGGCTACATCTACTGGAAAGTGATGCAGGCCAACAAGTTGGTCAAGCTCGACATCAACAGGATGGATTTCTCCACCATCGACCTCCCGTCTCACTATGATGAGCGGATGTTATCATTGTGGAGGCAGGAAATGGCACGCTTGGGGTGTTTAGCCATATTAAGTTTCGCACGGCTGCTGTGTATCATGCCATTCAGCAAAAGGAGGGAGAGATTGCCGATGGATGTATGTTGGAGATTATAA